One Romeriopsis navalis LEGE 11480 genomic window carries:
- a CDS encoding iron uptake porin: MNYSILKWALVAPTLTAVALIAPNAQATELTVAELDQPAESMASVTSVSQLSDVRPTDWAFQALQSLVERYGCIAGYPDKTYRGNRAMTRYEFAAGLNACMDRVNELIAAATNDMASKQDLATLQKLQEDFAAELATLRGRVDAVEAKTATLEKQQFSTTTKLKGEVLFAISGLLGDERADGSGADLDDQTIFTNRARLNLESSFTGKDRLRVRLQARNTPSFSGASGTNMTRLGFDGDSGNNVTVSKLYYRFPVGERLKIQVDAASASFHNGYVTRVTPFGSSGSGAITRYGRFTPNIRPGGTGGAGISARYKFNKMFSLEAGYITDRSSNLPVDKQGLFDGSNKAIVQLVAKPIKNLTVGVSYGHAYYQAGDVNVTASMGSGFARRPFGNGSATRTNEIAAQARYKLNKQLEVGGWYGVQLADQVVGGTGEATVTNWMAWLAANDFGSKGNTLGLMFGMPPKVTSTGGGLVRPVNNGDNDTSYHLEAFYKYKLNKKILITPGLAVIFNPEHNNSNDTIFVGTIRTTFKF; the protein is encoded by the coding sequence ATGAATTATTCGATTTTGAAGTGGGCACTCGTTGCGCCGACCCTGACTGCTGTGGCTTTAATCGCCCCCAATGCTCAAGCGACTGAGCTGACAGTAGCGGAATTAGATCAGCCGGCTGAATCAATGGCTTCAGTCACATCCGTTTCACAGCTTTCGGATGTTCGCCCGACAGATTGGGCTTTCCAAGCATTGCAGTCGCTTGTTGAACGCTACGGTTGTATCGCGGGTTATCCGGATAAGACCTACCGTGGCAACCGGGCAATGACGCGTTATGAGTTTGCCGCTGGCCTCAATGCTTGTATGGATCGGGTCAATGAATTAATCGCGGCCGCGACCAATGATATGGCCTCGAAGCAAGATTTAGCCACTCTACAAAAGCTCCAAGAAGACTTCGCTGCAGAGTTGGCCACCCTGCGGGGTCGGGTTGATGCCGTGGAAGCCAAAACTGCCACCCTCGAAAAGCAGCAATTCTCTACGACCACCAAGCTCAAGGGCGAAGTCCTGTTTGCGATTTCCGGTTTGTTGGGGGATGAAAGAGCCGATGGCTCTGGGGCTGATCTGGATGATCAGACGATCTTTACCAATCGCGCTCGCTTAAACCTCGAATCGAGCTTTACCGGTAAGGATCGCCTGCGTGTGCGTTTGCAAGCCCGTAATACACCCTCCTTTAGTGGTGCATCCGGGACCAACATGACACGTTTGGGCTTTGATGGTGACAGCGGTAATAACGTGACTGTGTCGAAGCTGTACTATCGTTTCCCGGTTGGCGAGCGCTTGAAAATCCAGGTTGATGCGGCTTCGGCTTCTTTCCATAATGGCTATGTCACACGTGTGACGCCGTTTGGCAGTAGTGGTAGTGGTGCGATTACGCGTTATGGCCGGTTCACCCCCAATATTCGTCCCGGTGGTACAGGTGGGGCAGGCATCAGTGCTCGCTACAAGTTCAATAAGATGTTTAGCTTGGAAGCGGGTTATATCACCGATCGTTCCAGCAACCTGCCGGTTGATAAGCAAGGTCTGTTCGACGGTAGCAATAAGGCCATTGTGCAGCTCGTTGCGAAGCCAATTAAAAATCTGACAGTGGGTGTGAGCTATGGTCATGCTTACTACCAGGCTGGTGATGTGAATGTTACTGCCAGCATGGGTAGTGGCTTTGCTCGTCGGCCATTTGGTAATGGCTCGGCCACTCGGACGAATGAAATTGCGGCCCAGGCACGTTATAAGCTGAACAAGCAGCTTGAAGTCGGTGGTTGGTACGGCGTACAGCTAGCTGATCAGGTCGTTGGTGGAACTGGCGAAGCGACAGTCACGAACTGGATGGCATGGCTGGCCGCGAATGACTTTGGTTCGAAGGGTAACACGCTCGGTTTAATGTTTGGTATGCCGCCGAAAGTTACTAGTACTGGTGGTGGTCTCGTTCGCCCGGTTAATAACGGTGATAACGATACTTCCTATCACTTGGAAGCTTTCTATAAGTACAAGCTGAACAAGAAAATCTTGATTACCCCTGGTTTGGCAGTAATCTTCAACCCAGAGCATAACAACAGTAACGACACAATCTTTGTCGGTACGATTCGGACGACCTTCAAGTTCTAG